The Pecten maximus chromosome 14, xPecMax1.1, whole genome shotgun sequence genome includes a region encoding these proteins:
- the LOC117342179 gene encoding ribonuclease H2 subunit B-like isoform X1, which yields MSTRRSSRQTSKDSNGDMTHEHKNGGGNHDVEQWVFLINDSIIEENPNAEDKPTFCKLRHPKSDKGALFVFSHNERDIHEVTSFKEEFRSWFIGNQVQSDGSLILTAIVDPVFLVLPYLIKAEKTGKFMTIDQIVTDDDFPECHHLYKTAGMSELYQVSDMKGDDDLRVYRFNKERTLSWLQGKIDKLADVLSSKNICVSGAQSSSFIRSKRFSTATTDDYRRFAHGMVCDYLSVELGQELLVHLGLPAEAEKTEATEPPAKRMKTENSGPTEDYSQGKNNVKVKAVKMNKAQSLLSKVDKSGMKSMSSFFSPKAKT from the exons ATGTCAACAAGACGATCTTCCAGACAAACTTCAAAAGATAGCAATGGTGACATGACACATGAACACAAAAATGGAGGCGGGAATCATGACGTTGAACAATGGGTGTTTTTGATTAATG aTTCAATAATAGAGGAAAACCCAAATGCAGAAGACAAGCCAACATTCTGTAAACTTCGTCACCCTAAATCAG aTAAAGGTGCATTATTTGTGTTTTCTCACAATGAGCGAGATATCCATGAAGTCACCTCCTTTAAAGAAGAGTTCCGGTCATGGTTCATAGGAAATCAAGTGCAAAGTG ATGGATCACTAATATTGACGGCTATAGTAGATCCTGTATTTTTAGTGCTGCCTTACCTTATCAAAGCAGAAAAG ACAGGAAAGTTCATGACTATTGACCAGATCGTGACGGATGATGACTTTCCAGAATGCCACCATCTGTATAAGACTGCCGGAATGTCAGAACTTTATCAAGTGTCGGATATGAAGG GTGATGATGACTTGAGAGTGTACAGGTTCAACAAGGAGAGGACGCTGTCATGGTTACAGGGAAAG ATTGACAAGCTGGCAGATGTCCTgtcctctaagaatatatgtGTGTCTGGAGCCCAAAGTTCTTCCTTTATCAGGAGCAAACGCTTCTCTACAGCAACAACAG ATGATTACCGTCGATTTGCTCATGGAATGGTATGTGACTACTTGTCTGTAGAGCTTGGCCAGGAACTTTTGGTACATCTTGG TTTACCTGCAGAGGCAGAAAAGACAGAAGCTACAGAACCTCCAGCTAAG CGAATGAAAACAGAAAATTCTGGTCCAACAGAAGATTACAGTCAGGGTAAAAATAATGTCAAAGTCAAG GCTGTCAAGATGAACAAAGCTCAATCATTACTCAGCAAAGTGGACAAATCTGGTATGAAGAGTATGTCCAGCTTCTTTTCACCGAAAGCTAAAACCTGA